The sequence below is a genomic window from bacterium.
GCGTCAACTCTGAATAATGTCCATAATTTTCGAGGGCCCTGATCGACCTTTGAAAGGTCAGCCCCTGTGGTTGGCCGCTCCAATTATTTCCTGGAATATTCCTGAATGATTCATCATTTGCCGCAATAGACGGCAAGGGCATGGGCGTCCAAAACTCTTCAGGGTTTACTAAATGATATTTCACAAACTCATCAGCCATTTCTTGATCAAAGCTGCCATAATACATGCAGCGGAGATTGTTATGTAAAAGTATGGGCATGGTACGGTTATTCTTGTCTTTATCAAAGCAAGCGTGTTTTTGAGCATCCCATAAATAGCTCTTGATTTTTCCACGCACGTGATCGGCCTGAGCGCGCCAGAAGGCCTGCTGATTGTTTTCCAGTTCGGCAGAGAGGAGGGCCAGCACATCTCGGCAGGTGTAGGAATAGGACATGATATCCATCGATTCAATCGGCACGGTCATTTCTTTCAGACTATCATACTGTGAGACCTTGCAATGCCTTTTGAGCTCTTCAGCCGACATACTCTGGACCGCTTGTTTCGTCGGCGGAAAATCGAACGGCCACGCATTCGGAAATTCATTGAACCGCACGCAGTGATCTTCGCCGGTGTCATAAATGCACCAAGATTCCAAACAGCCGTTGTTATCAGAATCCCGGGTTTTCCACAGATAGGCGTCAAATTTCTCCAAGGCCGCATAGACCTTGTGCAAAAATTTTTTATCTTTGCCCAATAAATAGTATAGCTCCAAAGCCGGCATGGGAAAGCAAAACCCTTGGAATTGATGATAATCGGGCATGATTTGATTGTCTTGTTTGACGATGAGGCCGGGAAATCGACCGTCCGCGCGCTGAAAATCCATGAATATTTCTACATTGTTTCTCGCAATGCCCAGATCCCGTTTGGCGTACATTGTGCCGCCCATCGGCTGCGTTTCCAGCCAAATATTTCGATATTGCGCCCCCTCAATCAAGACGGTTCTGCCGCCAAAGACGGCGATGTTTTCTTTCGCCGCTTTTTCAGCTCGATCAAAAATTTGCTGCAATCGAATATCGGAAGTGGAAAAGTGCACTGCGGTAGGGTTTGCGAAGTCGTTTTGGCTCATGGAGGAGTATGCCATCACCAGGATGAACAGCCCAAAGAGTAAAATGGATCGCATGGGTTTATTATCCTCCGCTCGCAGACTTTCAAACGGCCGCCCCTGGCCAGGGGCGGCCGTCGTGATCGGGTTGCACCACTTTGTGCATGGTCACGGAGTCTTCCCCACACAGGGAAGGAGTACCGAGGCTACTGCAACAACGTCAGTTTGGCTGTTGTAAAAAATTCATCTGTCTGCAGGGTGCAAAGATATATTCCGCTTGATAACCCTTTCGGCCGCCACGGTATCTGATGTACACCGGCCCCCTCGAACTCATCAACTAGCGTTTCGATCTCTTGACCGTTCCTATTGTAGATTTTGACAGTGACCGGCGTCGGCTTGTGCAGCTGATAAGTCAATACCGTACCGGCATTGAACGGATTGGGATAATTATGAAGCAGGTGAAAATCCGCCGTCATCGCAGGGCGACGGTCCTTGACGGCTGTGGCATCTTGATTTTCAATGATCTGCAAATTTCCATTCGCCTCGCCATTGGCGGCAATGACCAGCTCTTTTTTCCCATCTCCATACAAATCCCCGGCTGGGGAAATATAGCCAATAACCAGTTTGTGCCCGGTATAAATTTGCGTGGCTTTCCAGCTGGCGGGATTGTCGACCGGGCCTCCCTGGTATTCCAAATCCAGCACCGCTTTGGCGGTCATGTCATTGTAATAAATATCCATCTTGCCATCCTGGTCCAAATCCGCCGCTATGCCGGATCGCACAAATCCATTCTCCAAGACACCGGGCAGATTGAGCAAATAGGTCCAGGCTGATGTGCCGAAATCCGTGAATCCCTTGGATTTGGTGTGTGTTATGATGAATACTTTGCCGTGGATATCGCCGATGACAAGTTCCTTATTTCCATCTCCGTCAAAATCGTAAAAAACCGGATCGGCAATCGCATCGTCAAAAGTGGGGAGAAACTTTAACGTACCTTGAGTCGTGGTGAATTTAATATCATACGTATCTGCGCCATTGCTTTCGTACAGCCTGGTAATGGATTCATCCTGCTGGTTACAAGTGAATATTTCCATATTGCCATCGCCGTCGAAATCGTTGATATTCACTCCGCCCACTTTCCAGGGACTGAAATCATCGGCATATTCGAGTTTCCAATCTGGATTGGACAAATCCGAATTAACGAACGAGCCAATGGTGC
It includes:
- a CDS encoding T9SS type A sorting domain-containing protein; translated protein: STVLFTQHGFAQTDNGNHFVKTWFADKSVFQGSWGEIGVYAEEGLDIDNDGKYEFIVYDHYIAFQKWDRLQVWEARGDNDFYLAWEVKYTDTATQKEQGHGLTVADVDFDGKKEVWIATEAKIYAYEADGTTFESGGGLPKTPTQTMLTIQDNSGAANIRQLKIANLDADPDLEIFMGYTFSNGLYCTIGSFVNSDLSNPDWKLEYADDFSPWKVGGVNINDFDGDGNMEIFTCNQQDESITRLYESNGADTYDIKFTTTQGTLKFLPTFDDAIADPVFYDFDGDGNKELVIGDIHGKVFIITHTKSKGFTDFGTSAWTYLLNLPGVLENGFVRSGIAADLDQDGKMDIYYNDMTAKAVLDLEYQGGPVDNPASWKATQIYTGHKLVIGYISPAGDLYGDGKKELVIAANGEANGNLQIIENQDATAVKDRRPAMTADFHLLHNYPNPFNAGTVLTYQLHKPTPVTVKIYNRNGQEIETLVDEFEGAGVHQIPWRPKGLSSGIYLCTLQTDEFFTTAKLTLLQ